CACGACTCTTGGCAAAGCGCTTCTCGACACCACTCCGCTCATCAAACTCATCAACGACAACTTAGATTTAGAAAGAATCGAAAAGCACGTGGACAGCGGAAAACTTTATGCTCTCGCCGTCACCTCCACCGATTACGGAACTTCCAATTCCGTGACCTTCGTGCAAGGCGATCCCACCATTAAGGATTGGAAACGCACTCGCCGACTTTCGAAAAAAACCAAACTCACCACTCAACACATCATGGGATCGTCGGCCATTCCGCTGTTGTTCCCGCCCGCAGCCGTGGGACAAAAATTTTTCGGCGATGGATGCGTTCGCAATAACTCGCCCTGCGCTCCAAGCATTTACCTCGGAGCCGACGCTCTCTTTGTCGTCGGTGTTCGCATGAGCAAAGAAACCAGTTACGATAAAGCCGCCGCTAAATCCACTCTCGCCCCCAGCGTGGCGCGAGTTCTCAATGTTCTTTTAAACGCGATTCTTTTGGATGGGATCGAATCCGACGTCGAGCACCTCCATCGCATGAATAAACTCTTGGATCACTTTCCCGGAGAGAATCAAGCCAACTACCGCAAAGTCGACGCACTCTTAACCTCTCCGAGCGGCGACATTGGCGAGCTCGCTATCGCAAAATCTAAGAATTTACCCACCACCGTTCGGTATCTTCTCAAGGGATTAGGTAAAATCGAGGACGCTGGAGAGTTGGTCAGCTACCTATTGTTTGATAAAGAATTCTGTGGTCAGTTGATCGAGATGGGTTGTCGCGACGCCCACGCTCAAGAAGCCCAGATCCTTCAATTCTTTAAAAATTAAATCACACCAAAGCCGCGCTTAGGTACACTCACGATGAGCAAACCATCTCGATACTCGCGCTTAAAGAGGTCTTTGTCAGCAGGACTACCGAGCTTAAACTCCTGGTGAATCGTCTGATAATTGTTAGTCGCTACCTTCTGACGTTGATCGTGGATCTCGTCTTCGAACTTACGTGCGCCCGTGACCATAATCTTATCGTCGAGAACTTTGACTTTAAAGTTTTTGAGTTCGGCCTCAGGCACAAAGATAGAGATCTGATAACCATCGGCCGTCTCCATCAATTCTGCACCCAGATCTTGAACTTTATAAAAAGGATCATCTCCGCGGTGATCAAACTTTTGCATCTTATCAATAAAAGTGGCATGTTTTTTTTCAATTTCGCCCTGGTACTTTATCTTTTGGTCTTCGATAGCCAGTTGGTATTTTAACTCGTTTTCGTTAAACGCTTTTTCAAAATGCCCCTTACGTCCCTCAATTTGACCGAGGTAAAAGTTTTTTTCTTTTTCCATCTCTGAACGATAATGCTCTCTTTGCTTTAAGCGTTGATCCTCAAATTGCAGCTTTTCGGCTTCGGCCGCGGTTCGCTGCTGATGACGAACATCTTCAACGGCAGCTTTCTTCTTTAAAACTTCTTCTCTATGTATTTGATCTAAAGAATCTTGTTCTTGGCGATAGGCTTCTCGGCGCAAATCTCTCTCGTCCGCAAACTGAGTTTTGTTTTGTTGCAACTTTTCGCGCTCTTGATCACTCATTTGGCGAGTTTGAGCGATGGCGCGAGTTTGGGATTCCGCGGCCTTCTGGTACTCTTTTTGAGCCTGGGCATTTTTATCTTCTAAAGCCTTTTGGAGGCGGTAGTTTTCGGCCTTTTCTTTTTCTGCGTTGGTTTTCCGTAAGTGATTGATCGCCGCGGCTTGTTTTTCTTTAAGACGAGAGAGCTCTTCATTATGCTCTGAGATGATCTGCGAACGCTCGGTTCGAGTTTTTTTTCGGAGATCGGCATTTACACTACTATTTTCGGCCGGCAAGGCGCTGGTGCGGCCCTCGGTTTTTTTCGCTTCCAAAACTCCTCCTGAGTCTGCCTTCATTTTAGCACGTCTCAGAGAGTCTTCGAAGATTTCAAAAATTTACTTGGAGAAAGGTCGTGTACAAAGGGGGCGGTAACCGTCGTTCCGCTTCCAGCACATCCAATGATCGACGATGGTGATCGTTTCGTACCATCCTAAAGTGTAGTACCCAACGTACTGCTTCGGGTCTAACGTCGAAAGAACCTCACGGGACTTTCCGGAGCGGGTGTCGGTGATTTTGAGCTGGAACACACGGTGCTCGGCCGAAACCACCGGGGAGACTAAAATAAAGGACACAAAAAGAAGGATCTTCACAAAAGATTTATCGGAAAAAGACCCGTCCAGCTTAAATTTTTGCCCAACGGAGTTTTGCCGACTTACTGCGAGGATTCTGAGTTTGCTCCTCCCAGCTGGGGCGGATGATCTCCTCCGAAATTTCCGAATACAGCCCCTCGCGGTATCCCAACTGGAAAGATTTCTTCACCCGTCGATCTTCCCCGGAATGGAAACTCAGAATCGCGACTTTACCCCCGCGTTTCAAAAATTGAGGCAAATCGTTGAGGAATTTTTCGAGAACCGCAAACTCTTGATTCACTTCAATCCGTAAAGCTTGGAAAACTCGGCGAATCGGCGTGTCCCCTTCTCGTTCTTGAATTTTAGAGGACAACTTTTTAAGGACGCCACGAACACATTCTGCCAAAGCAAATGTGGTTTTAGGTTGAGCTTGCGCGAGAGCCTGAGAGATTTTATCTGCGAAAGGCTCATCCGAATTCTGGCGAAGCATCTCTTCGATTTCATCACTGGAAAGAGACTCCAACATTTTCCACGCGGGCTCTCCCTGCTCCGGATTCATTCGCAGATCTAATGGACCGTCCACTTTAAACGAAAACCCACGTTGAGGCGTATCGATCTGCATCGAGGACAAACCGAGATCCGCCAAAACTAGATCCACCTTCGAAGCCCCTCGTTGCCGCAGAAAATTCCAGGTCTCCGAAAAATTAATCGGTCCCACCACCAACGTTTCATCCGCGATATTTTGCAGTCTCATTTTTTTCCGCAAACGCGCTTCGGTTTTAACCCGCTCAATGGGGTCTTGATCTAAGGCAATCAGAGTCCCGCCCGGGGATATCTTTTGTAACAGCTCCCAAGAATGGCCTCCATAACCCAAAGTCGCATCAAGTACGGTCTGCCCAGGTTGCGGGTTGAGAATATCCAGGATCTCCTGCATACAAATCGGGCGATGACTTCCTACGGGAGTTTCCCCGCGCAGCTTAATCTTCTCGATGTCAGATGCGTACTTTTCAGGATTGAGTTCTTTGTATTTTTCTTCAAATCGACGCGGATGAGTGCCCTTGTAACGAACACGTCGCTTCGGTTTTGTATCAGCAGAAGAGGCATCGGAACTCATGCCTCTTTTTTGCACTATTTACTAATGTTTGTCGCTGGTTTTATTGAGAATGCTATTATCTACAATCTTGAAATAAGCTCGAATGAGCAAAGTCGTATCACGCTGGCTGAGGCCACCGAGATATTCCTTTTTTTCTTCAAAAGATTTCAATTTAATGAAACCGTAAAGTAATTCTTGAATCAGCTTTAATTTATCTACTGTATTTTCTTCAAGCGAAGGATCGTCGTCTTTAATTGCACGGACGATATCCGCTCTATCAAAAAGAATATGGAACCCTTTCGTTGACTGATAAACGAGTTGGTCCATGACTTCCAAACAGTCGTAAGTTAAATCTGTCACTGCGCCTCCTTGCGTGATAGATCTGATGTTGTCCCCGGTTTTTGATCAATTTCTTTGAGCTTTCCCCGACTCAACACGATGGTCGCCACCATGCAACCATATGAATTCATTTTGAATGACTGTCCCTGTAATTCAAGCAAAACTGTAGAGCATTGACATCTTCTGTCAAGATGCTAGTCTTTTCAAGGGAGCACTCCACACGTGAAAAAAAAGAAAACGAAAACGGCGACAACTTCTTATGACGAAAAAATCATCATCGATGAAAAGAATGGTCTAGTCTTCGACTCCGAAGACGATGTTCTTAAATACTTTGAAAAAGACATCAGCGCTTTAGAGAAACAATATCTCTCCTTGCGCCCTAAAGATGATTACACGGATGAAGAGTCCGCTAAGCTCGAGAAATACCTGGACCAAACTCTAGATAACCCGGATGAGATCTGGGTGGATAGCAAGACGATTAAAAACCGAACTGTGCATCTCTATCTCAAATTGATCGAGGCCCCTAAAAAAGATTTTTATTATGTTGCGATTGTCTTTGCCGCCGAAGACGTGCCGACATTTATATTCCTTCATTTCCCGACAAAGCACCTCGAAATCTTGGAAAAATACCGCCGCGGCGAACTCTTCTATGATCGCATCATGAGCGAAGTGGAACAGGGCTGCGTGGAGGGTGATGCTTTAAGTGAGGGCGATGAGCTCGCAATTGGTCTTTACAAAGCCATGCTTGTCATTCGTTCCGAGGACGATGTCGCGCAGACCGAGTTTCAAACTTACTCCGAACTGCGCGAAGAAACGATCGAAGAGCCCGACGAAATCTGGCGCAATAACGATCTTGCTGGGAACACTTTGGTCAACTTTATTAAAGACTTTTCCATTTCTGGAGAGCAAATGTATTACGTCGTCGTGACTTTGGAGGATTCAAATTCCAATAGCCACGCTCTGCTCTTCTCTTTCCCGACTCATGACGAGAGTTTAGTGGAACGCTACCGCCACGGCGAAAACATGCAGGCCGAAGAAGTTGTCCAGGAATCAAGCCATTAAGACTTCAAATGCAATGGGGACGGCATCAGAGGATCGTGAGATCCTCTTTTTTTACGGAAGTCTATTCCGAATGATATTTAGAGCTTCAGCCTCTACCCGATCTTGTCGACCACTAAACTGAGCACAGAATCCCAATAAAGACAGCCGCACTTGTGCCGAGATCTCTCCAGGAAATGGAAGTTCAAAGACATTGTGAGTCTTTTCGACGTAGCCCGGAATAGCCAGTCGAAGGATCGGTAGCTTCTCGTGGGTTTCGGTGAGGATAAAATTGTTGGAAAGCACAAGGAGAGCTGGAGTTTTTAGACGTATCGATGCGATCGCTGCATGAGTATAGAAAATTTGAGGGTCGATCTGTTCGATTCGACGACGGATCACCGAAACTTCCTCGCGAGTGAGTTGGCCGGATTCTAATTTCTTCAGCGCACGGGTGTATTGTTTGAACGTAGAACAACGCAGAGTCGACGTGTTCACACTGAGAGCGGTGATCTCTATCGCCTTCGCCTGAAAACCGAAAATGACAAAACAAAATCCAAGAATGAGAGACTGCAACGACTTCATAAATACCCCTTTTGTAGGACCATTAACGAGGAACAAAAAAATTTACGAGCGCTATAAAGGAGTGTGAAGTATTTCTAGAGTGGAAATTAAAAAGGCATTGCCAGATTCGACAATGCCTCTACAAATATGGTGATCTCACCGATTTGATTTGAGATTAGTTTTTGCGACGGACGAGAACACCGGAAAGTTCTTCCAGTAAAAACTGAAAGCGAGCATTCAGATCATTCATTTGGTCGATATTAAAACGCAATTGCTCGAGCACGTCGACGTTTTGTGTGGTCGCAGGGACAGACTTCGATGTGGGACCCCAAACTTCGAAGGGAGTTTCCGTCTCGTTGAAACGTGTCTGCTTTAATTCACCAAAATTGTGCTCAGTCTTTTGAATCAATCCCATATTTCCCTCTCGACCTGTCTAGGTTAAGATTAGGTCAGTTTTCTGTTCAACTTAAATTAACTTAAATCCTAAAAATCCTTATTTTATGAAGTCTTTTCAGTACTCGCATTTCAATGCGTCAAGCTCCAGAGCTCCGATTTTGCGGCGATCATGATGGTCGCCAAAACCAAGGCTTACGGCCATCGCCGTGTATTCGTTGGATTCTATATGTGCCAATCCCAGCACATGCCCTAATTCATGCACTAACAAGGCCACAACATCGAGCTGGTTCACTTCCACGAGGTTTGCGGCGGAAAGGGGTTTTTCGCCGTTTAAACGAATATCCGCATCATAAATATGTGTTCCGCGCCAAATAAGTAAAGTTTCGGCTTGCTCGCTGGAATCGCGATCCCAATTTTGGGTCACACTGATGACGTTTCTGCGATCCTCGGCAAGGCCGATGGATTCCGCGAGAGCCCCGCCAAAAACAAAGGCGCTTTGACCGTTCAGTTGTAAA
This Bdellovibrionales bacterium DNA region includes the following protein-coding sequences:
- a CDS encoding peptidase codes for the protein MKKKKTKTATTSYDEKIIIDEKNGLVFDSEDDVLKYFEKDISALEKQYLSLRPKDDYTDEESAKLEKYLDQTLDNPDEIWVDSKTIKNRTVHLYLKLIEAPKKDFYYVAIVFAAEDVPTFIFLHFPTKHLEILEKYRRGELFYDRIMSEVEQGCVEGDALSEGDELAIGLYKAMLVIRSEDDVAQTEFQTYSELREETIEEPDEIWRNNDLAGNTLVNFIKDFSISGEQMYYVVVTLEDSNSNSHALLFSFPTHDESLVERYRHGENMQAEEVVQESSH
- the rsmH gene encoding 16S rRNA (cytosine(1402)-N(4))-methyltransferase RsmH yields the protein MSSDASSADTKPKRRVRYKGTHPRRFEEKYKELNPEKYASDIEKIKLRGETPVGSHRPICMQEILDILNPQPGQTVLDATLGYGGHSWELLQKISPGGTLIALDQDPIERVKTEARLRKKMRLQNIADETLVVGPINFSETWNFLRQRGASKVDLVLADLGLSSMQIDTPQRGFSFKVDGPLDLRMNPEQGEPAWKMLESLSSDEIEEMLRQNSDEPFADKISQALAQAQPKTTFALAECVRGVLKKLSSKIQEREGDTPIRRVFQALRIEVNQEFAVLEKFLNDLPQFLKRGGKVAILSFHSGEDRRVKKSFQLGYREGLYSEISEEIIRPSWEEQTQNPRSKSAKLRWAKI
- a CDS encoding patatin-like phospholipase family protein gives rise to the protein ELLRYLTQQFSKSIGAPAGHGPTEVGIYGLEATDVRLGSKMKSMATEKRRALVLSGGGARGAYQVGVLKGISEICKTHRIDPDFKIYSGISAGSINAAYMATYADDFHFGVSQLVEMWSKITSDQVFASDVMHMGKIAFQWMGELSLGALVGTTLGKALLDTTPLIKLINDNLDLERIEKHVDSGKLYALAVTSTDYGTSNSVTFVQGDPTIKDWKRTRRLSKKTKLTTQHIMGSSAIPLLFPPAAVGQKFFGDGCVRNNSPCAPSIYLGADALFVVGVRMSKETSYDKAAAKSTLAPSVARVLNVLLNAILLDGIESDVEHLHRMNKLLDHFPGENQANYRKVDALLTSPSGDIGELAIAKSKNLPTTVRYLLKGLGKIEDAGELVSYLLFDKEFCGQLIEMGCRDAHAQEAQILQFFKN
- a CDS encoding Hsp20 family protein, whose protein sequence is MEAKKTEGRTSALPAENSSVNADLRKKTRTERSQIISEHNEELSRLKEKQAAAINHLRKTNAEKEKAENYRLQKALEDKNAQAQKEYQKAAESQTRAIAQTRQMSDQEREKLQQNKTQFADERDLRREAYRQEQDSLDQIHREEVLKKKAAVEDVRHQQRTAAEAEKLQFEDQRLKQREHYRSEMEKEKNFYLGQIEGRKGHFEKAFNENELKYQLAIEDQKIKYQGEIEKKHATFIDKMQKFDHRGDDPFYKVQDLGAELMETADGYQISIFVPEAELKNFKVKVLDDKIMVTGARKFEDEIHDQRQKVATNNYQTIHQEFKLGSPADKDLFKREYRDGLLIVSVPKRGFGVI